The sequence TCATTGTCTGTCCATCAACTTTCTCCCACAAGGGAAGTGTATGCACGAGTGTTAAGAGGGTGGAATCTGGAGCCAAGTAAATAGATTCCAACTATATTTCACCACCGACTAGCTGGGTTCTAATGCAAATGACTTAAAATCTCCAAAtcagttttttatttaaattgtggTTAATAAAATGGCACCAATTCCATGAGAATTGAATGGGTTATTCACTAAGGAAGCACTTGAGAGTAGTACCTGACAAGCAATAATCATTTTATAAGTATATTTGTTAGTGTTCCTTACTTTGTTGTTTACACTTTTATTGAATTTAGTGGTCCTATTCGTCAACTTGTGTTCATTAAATGCTTAAACTCCTTGTTTTGTGTgtatgataaaaaatatatacagtccAGCTGCACTTCTCCCTCGTGTcagtcagtttgtggtactcgggggtcttgtgtgttgctctgatcctggaagctatgccaccgatattcagataccagcaggttcacccatggtagacaggtttcagctaagcttccagactaagacagactaggaagaaggacctggaagtctatttctgaaaatagttagccattgaaaacagaatagcagcagaacattgatatagtgctggaagatgagctccctaggttggaaggcactcaaaataagactggggaagaacAGCCTCTGCAAAGTGGAATTGATCTTAAtgccatggatggagtcaagctttcagcaccttcatttgctgatgtggcacaagtcaaaatgagagaaacagctgcaaatacacattaataatcacaacatgcaaggtacgaagtatgaatttaggaaaactggaaattgtcaaaaatgacatggaacacataaacatcaatatcttaggcattagtgagccgaaatggactggtattggccattttgaatcagacaatcatatggtctactatgctgaaaatgacaaattgaagaggaatggcattgtattcattgtcaaaaagaatacttcaagatctatcctgaagtacaaccttgtcagtgattggataatatccatacacctacaaggaagaccagttaatacgactattactcaaatttatgcaccagccactaaggacaaagatgaagacattgaagatttttaccaacttctgcagtctgaaattgaccaaacacacaatcaggatgcattgataattaccggttattggaatgagaaagttggaaacaaagaagaagcgtcagtagttggaaaatatggcctcggtgatagaaatgataccagagatcacataactgaattttgcaagaccaaagactttttcgtggcaaatacattttttcgccaacataaatgatgactatacacatggacttctccAGATGGGTTACAacaggatcaaattgactacatctgtggaaagagatgatggggaagctcaatatcatcagtcagcacaaggccaggggccaactgtggaacagaccatcgattgctcacatgcaagtttcaagttgaaactgaagaaaattagaacaagtccatgagagccaaagtatgaccttgagtatatcccacctgaacctGGAGAaaatctctagaatagatttaacgtgttgaacactaatgaccaaagaccagacgagttgtggaatgacatcaaggacatcatacataaagaaagcaagaggccacaaaaaccacaggagagaaaaaaaaaaagaccaaagggatgtcagaagagactctggaacttacacttgaacatcaagtaaagccaaaaaagccaaacccgttgccattgagttgattctgactcatagtgaccctataggacagagtagaactgccccatagagtttcctaggagtgcctggtggatcccaactgccaaccttttggttaccagctataacacttaaccactatccaaCAGGGTATCCTGAACGTTGAgtcgctaaagcaaaaggaagaaacgatgaagcgaaggagctgaacagaagatttcaaaaggcagctcaagaagacaaagtaaagtattagaacGACGCGTGAAAAGTCACGgaagtagaaaaacaaaagggaagaacaggcttggcatttctcaagctaaaagaaatgaagaaaaaaattcaagctttcagttgcaatattgaaggattctgtggggacaatattaaacaatgcaggaatcatcaaaagaagatagaaggaatacacaaagtcactgtaccaaaaataattggttgacatccaaacatttcaggaggtaccgtaTGAGCAGGTACCgatgatactgaaagaagaagtccaagctgccatgaagacattggcaaaaaacaagactccaggaattgacagagtatcagttgagatgtttcaacaaacagatgcagcactggaagtgctcactcctctatgccaagaaatttggaagaaagctagcTACCTGGCagactgaatggaagagatccatacttaagcctattctcaagaaagatgGTCCAACTGAATATAGATATCATCAAGCAagatcattgatatcacacacaaataaaattttgttgaaggttattcaaaactggctgcagcagtgtattgtcAGAAATtccaggcagattcagaagagggcatcaaatcagggacatcattgctgatgtcagatggatcttggctgaaagcagagaataccagaaagatgtttacctgtgttttattgactatgcaaaggcattcaactgtgtggatcatatcaaattatgtataacattgcaaagaatgagaattccagaacatctaATTGGGCtcctgaggaacttgtacatagatcaagaggcagttgttcaaacagaacaagggggataccgagtggtttaaagtcaggaaaggtgtgtatcagggatGTGTCCTTTCGCTGTATcaattgaatctgtatgctgagcaaaaagtctgagaaactggactatatgaagaagaacagggtataggattgaaggaagactcattaacaacctgcgttatgtggatggcacaaccttgcttgctgaaaataaagagggcttgaagcacttatgaagatcaaagaccacagccttcagtatggattatacctcgacacaaagaaaaaaaaaaaaatcctcacaactgtaccaataaccaacatcatgataagtggagagaagattgaagttgtcaaggatttcattttacttggattctcaATCCACAcccataaaagcagcagtcaagaaatcaaaaaacatattgtacagggcaaatctgctgcaaaggacctctttaagggttgaaaagcaaagatgtcatcttgaagactaagatgccccGACTCAagtaatggtgttttcaatcccttcccacgcatgtgaaagctggatgatgaatacaaccaaggaaaaattgacacctttggattgtggtgttagagaagaatattgaatataccgtggacttccaaaagaatgtacaaatctgtcttggaggaagtaataccagaacgctccttagaaggatggcgagatttcctCTCACATGCACTGGGCACGTGATCAGGAGTGACTGGTGCCTGGaggaggacagcatgcttggtaaagtagagggtcagtgaataagaggaaggctgtgaatgagatggattgacacagtggctgccacaatgggcacaagcataaaaatgattgtgaggttggcacaggaccagacaatgttattctattgtacataggttccgtatgagtcagaaatgactagatggcacctaacaacaacaactatatatatatatatatatacctatatatatacacacacctatgCACATACGCATACAAATATAATCAAATATCATGATAATTACCATTTACAActgataatataaaatatatacattacatattatgtattatatattatttattgtgTATTATGTATTATCTATATATAAcatgttatatataaatatacatatatgtctgtgtatgtgtgtatacagttGGTCCTCTATATCTGTGGGTTAACCAGCCACAGATTCAAACAACCTTGGATTGaaaatatccagaaaaaaaaaaacaagttccaAAAAGAAAGCTTGAATTTGCTGGTGGCCGAGCACTACACTGAATCCATGCGAACCAAACGATGTGTAAGCATATCCTCATATAGCCTCCCACcgtttcacagatcctcagtcccTCTTCAACACTTGTTGTTTGAGGATGTTCACCTTctgtcttgtcattattccctaaacactATAGTactgtataacaactatttacatagcatttactaGGTTgtgttaggtattataagtaatctagagatgatttaaagtatatgggaagTATAAAATGGATTGAAGCACGCTCAGATTTTGTATCAGTGAGGAACCTGAAAAGATTCTGCCATGGATACCAAGGatgagtatatatataaataaaataaaatagcatcATAAAATCTAGCACGCCATGGTACAATATGTTTCCCATTTCATTTGATTCTTGTTTCAAGGCTAGGTTTACAATTTTAAGTGATTTAAAAACTCGAAAGAGTCATTACCACGCCCATCACCCTCTACAATATTGTTCTGAGGTTCTTAAGTTCTTAAGTGttctctataaaaaaaacaaacaatcaaaaaccttgctgtcaagttgattcagactcatgacaactctgtaggacacagtagaactgccccatagggtttccaaggagtggctggtacattCAGACTGCTGAAATGTTCTCTACAGAAAATCTTAAGCATGTTCATGAATTTCCATTGTAACTGGAATAATTCAAATTTCTATTCAGGAATTGAAAACTGCTATATAACTTTTCACCTGACTTTATTTCCAAACTCATATGGtaacacatttttttccccaggcaATCAGTTCTTTATGCTTCTAAGAATGTAAACCTTAGTGGTCTTCCTTTGCTTTTACAACTGCCTAGAATGTTCTTTACATAGTTACTACTTCTAACTATTTACAACTCACAAATGTTACTTCGTCAGGGAGGCCATTTCAGGTTTGTCATAGAGATTATATTACTGTTGTTATTGCATCAAGCACTACCCTGAATCTAtgtgaatgaagtgatgtgtaggcataccctgctgtagcctcctgccatttCACAGGTCCTCAGTCTCTCCCCAGCACTCATTGTTTGAGCCTTTCTCCACTTGTATCTTGTCATTATTTCCTAAACTATACTGTATAAGACCTATTCACACATTTGCATTGTATTTGGTATCATAAGTATTCTAGGAATGATTTAAAGTTTACTAGCGTTTGTGCATAGATTACGtgaaaatactatgccattttatataagagtCTTGAGCATTCACAGATTTTGATATCCATGggagtcctggaaccaatccccagtGGATACCAAGGGATCAGTCTATAGTTTTAAATAAGGCATATTGCCAACCTGGTTTTTTAAAATGGGTGTCACAACTGTGCAGACACTCCTGGAAATGAATGTTATGTTTTACACTAAGTGCAATACTATACATTACAAGTGACTAAATCAGCACTTGCAAAAGGTCTTATCAAATAATGAAATTATAGAATTACTAATGGAATGATTTTCTATCAGCTGACACATATTACTTACATAACTTGAGCAGGAAGGCCTGACATTACAAGTGATTTTTCATTTGGAAATAATTGGTAAAATATGAAAGACAAGGTATACGTATACTGAAATTGGACTGAAAATATGTGAGAAAACAATTCTTATACATTTAACTCATACTTTAATGAAGTTAATTATTTGCATAGCAATTTTCTCAGTGCAATTATAACATCCTTGTTCCTTAGACTATATATCATGGGATTAAATATAGGAGTTAGGATAGTGTAGAAAAGAGAGAGCACTTTGTCAGTTCCCTCTGAGTGTCTGGTGTTGGGCCTTAAGTATGTAATAATGCCTGATCCAAAGAATAACACCACAACCATAAGATGAGATGAGCAGGTAGAGAAGGCTTTGGCTTGGCCTGTGGCTGATGGcagcttcaggatgatggagatgaTTTTACTGTAGGAGCCAAGTATCAACAGAAATGGAACTATGACAAATAACATAGCAACTATGTAGACCAACATCTCATTTGCAAAGGTGTCCCCACAAGCCAGCTTGAGTATTGGGGgaatgtcacagaagaagtggttaaTTTGGTTAGGTCcacaaaaaggcagagagaaaatctgATAAGTCTTCCCTATCATAACTGGAATTCCAGTGATCCAGGACCCAGTCACCAACTGGATGCAGACCTTGTGGTTCATGACTAGAGGGTAGTTcagagggttacaaatggccacatagcggtcataggccatcactgccagGAGCAAACACTCTGTACCTCCGAACATAAGGATAAAGCACATCTGTGTAGCACAGGCAACTAAGGAAATTCTTCTTCTCTGGGTTCCTAGATTCATCAGCATTCTGGGAAGAGTAGCTGATACATAGCAGATTTCCAGGATGGAAAAATttgccaggaaaaaatacatagggctCTGTAGGGCAGGATCCATTTTTGTTATTAGAAATATGGTGCCATTGCTCATCAGGATAATGATATAGATGATTAAAAACAATCCAAAAAGGAACCACTGGAGATGGGGCATGTCAGCAAAGCCCAAGAGAACAAAATCCATCAGTTGAGTTAGATTTCCTTCTGGTGGTTTTTCTTGATTCATCTGTGGAAGAGGTAAATTCACATGTGCATTTCCTTTACTGTCCTGTATCTCTTTATGTATGTCCCACAACCTCCTGTTAAATTGCATAGAAGAATTCCCCtcaaatttattttaagatcATTTCACTATACTTTCAGAGCACAGCCCAGGATAaatcaagtggttaagagcttggaggctaaccaaaagtttgacagttggaatacaccagccactccttggaagtcctatggggcagttctattctgtcctacagggtttctatgagctggaactgactcaacagcacctaacaacaatgacaacaacttaTCTTACTCAATAAAGGTACTGAAGCAGTTGGCAACTGCTGGAGATGGACCCTCAGCTTTGCCATCTAATCTCACTTTAAATTAATTACACATCTTGACAATCCTGTTGTACTTCTCTGTGCATTTTCTCAGTCAAACATCTCAAACACTGTACCATAAACTATCTTCTAACATGAATTTTCAACTGCCTGTTTCAATGCTTCATTCTCCCATCACTTGATGATTTTAAGCATGTAGGTTCCTATTACACAGTTCATATTATATAGTTTAGAAGAAAATTGAGAGAATATTTCATTTCACGTAATGGAATAAAACAAATATCTTTTTGTAGGGTATTAATTGGGTAAGATAAGAgaattgtatttatatataaCGAATATTTGTGGTCACACTGGAAAAACAAAGGTAGCATGCAGGGTATTTTttacctgtgtgtatgtgtgtgggacaGGAGGAGGAAAGATATTGACCATTATGTTATACCCACTGTCCTGTGTGCACCCGCCATTATTTTCATTGTTACTCAAAAAGTTAACTCTTCAGATAACATTTTTTTGGAACTCACTTTTCTTTAGGTATATATATTGAGACTTACTAAATGTGGATAATTTGACCAATTGCACATAGGTTTTGTGACTGCAagtcagtatcttttttttttttttccaatagtcTTGAGTTTGGCTCCTATCTCCATGGTTTATTACCTGTGTGATATTAAGCAATTATTTAAAGTTTCTAAGATTTACTTGttggtgagaattaaatgaaataaaattggtAAAATTTATCAGCTACCTCCCAATTTTAAACTGTTTACTTATTAGTTATTGTTCTATGATTATGATTGTGGTAACTTGTGCTTTAAGCCTGTAGCCCTAGGATTTAACAAATCACCCAGTTAagtaggtatttgacaaagtgGTTTTGAGTTCGTTTGTTGGCAATTATTTTTCTCACCATTCCTTTCATCGGAGTCAGGACAAGGAATAGTTAGTGAATCTCCTAAGGTGTGAAATTTGAGAAGGCATTCAGGGCCGTCCTTGAACTTGATGGATCCTGAAAGGAAGTGGCTCCTTAAATTTTGCAAGAGTCATGGTGCCTCTTGCCTCATCCTACTTTTCATTTCTCCATTCTAATGGGTTTGAACTTTGTCCATGAAGCAGTGGAGAAGTATGGTGCCATGGCAAATAATAGAAACCAAAACCGTTGTctatgaatcaattccaactcataggacatagtagaactgtcccataaggtttccgaggatgTAAATCTTTGGGAAAGATGACTGCCACAACTTTATATCAAGGAGCAACAGGTTGGtgtgaaccactggccttttggttaacagccaagtgcttaatcactgcataaCCAGGACCCCGTGCCCCTGGTTAGAGAATAGTGTTTCTCAGACAGGCCGGAACTAAATTGTAGTTCCAACATCATCTAGCCGTGTGATGATTTCATGCAAATTAATTAATCTTCCTATGCCACAGTTTACTCAACTGTAAAACGGGCAGCAACTATGTAAACATTTAGTGTTGTTACCTGAATTAAACTGTTTAATATAAGCTAAACACCTTGAAGAAGTTCTGACATTTATAAAagactattattattgttatctattattattattgttattgttattaatgGTTCTTTGTATCTAGTTTGCGGACATGTAACATCTGTTGTACTCATCACTGGTGAGCACGTAGAATTGCAATTAGGGTAAAACCCTTTGCATTTTCTTTTACTAAGTGATCTGATATGTAAAAACTGTGACTGTTTTCCTACTTGAAAGCAATATAGAGCCTAGAAAATGGGTGTTTACCTAATATGGTACTCAGGCTTGATTCTAAACTGAATAAAGGAATagacattattaaaataaaagcatCACTCTtaagagggagagaagaattaAGACTCGCCAGAGGACAAAAGAACCAAATCTTTATGTATTCCTTTACAAATGATAcagcatttaataaaaaataatttgttaattGAATACAATGACTTTGAGTGCTAAATGAGATAGCATTTCTAATTGTACAAACTCAGGTCTTTGGTGATGAAATTATCCATGTATAGCATTAAATATGTAAGATTTGTCTACggttttctcaagagaacaaggtAGAAAGAGCAGAGGTTTACCCTGTGTGTTCTCCCAAAACTATCTATATTACTCTTCTTTCTTGGAAACTTTTAAGGTCTTTAAGGGAAATGAAACTTAAtgttatcatatttttatttgaGATTTAAGCATCCGTTCCCTGGAAAAATTCTAAATGATTAAGGAACGTGTAATCATATTCTGACTGagtcctggttgctcagtggttaagttttcggctgctaaccaaaaggtcgatagttcaaactcaacagccactatatgggaggaagatatggaagttctactctatcctattttCCCTTTACTCTATCCTGTATTGCCAGTGGAAGGCAAAAAGTTTGCACTGGTTAACAATTTTTGTGATTCAGATAGATATAAGTCACTGTCAATGTCCCCACTCTATCTAAACCTCAGCTGTTAGTATTTTTTATGTAAATTAGAAACACAAACCCTGAAACTAATCTGAAAACAAATATGAACTTAAAGCTTTACATTATTTTATACAGTCTTTAATGTAAGAAtatgattttctttaaaataaatatttcttggatTCCTTGActattgtgaatttatttcatGGATTGTTTTACTTTAAATGTCTTATTAAAATGCCATCAGagctaaaatacataaatatgatACTTATTTGCTACAAAGCCTTtgatagaaatgacattttcCTATAATGTTATTTAGTATTCTTAAAATAACATAGCAAGTTTTCTAATTTTCAGTGTCTCAAAGTAATTTAATATCACTATTTaaaatcatggaaaccctggtggcatagtggttaagtgctacggctgctaaccaaagggctggcagttcgaacccaccaggcgctctttggaaactctatggggtagttttgctctgtcctatagggtcgctatgagtcggaatcaactcgacggcactgggtttggtttggtttatctaaAATCATTGTTTAAGGTAAAATCATATTTAATAGAGTCAGAAATACAAAGACACTGCTTTAATAAAACAGCACATTTGCTACTGTatgttaaatataaattttaataatatcatGAACTAAAGTTCAATATTAATATAAAAAGCTCAATATtgatataaaacatttcatatttaCCATTCTTATTTTTGataataggaaccctggtggctccgtggttaaCTTGCTCGGCTGCTGTTAGTTAGAACCCACCATCCAGTCGCCGGAGAAAGTTATGGTAGTCTGCGTCCATCaacacttacagccttggaaccccgatgaagcagttatactctgtcctgaaggTTCGCTGggagtcgtaattgacttgacagcagtggatttgggttttgatTTGTTTGTGATAATCTTGTTTCGTCTTCCCTGAAGAGCGTTTCTTTGGCTGAAACAACTTTTATTCAACCCACCTTTAAAACAGTGTACTCAGTTCAAATGTGGAATGCCCTTTAACTACCAAATAGTTATCTCTACCCCCTGAGATCTCTTCCACCTGATACAGTtaaatttctaattaaacaaatcTCATTGGCATtctctggtttatttatttattttcccagaTAGCTCTCTGTCCTTCCAGAACTCTGTTTTTCTGCAGCCTCTCGATGGAATAGAGTGTGCAGGAAGTTTTATTTCATAAACTTGAGTAGGGTCCTGGATTGCCCTTAACTGAGCAATACCTCCCACCCAAAACTGACCCAAATTCAATTCTCCCCTCATCTACTATGACTGCTTTGTATGGACCCTCTGTTCCTATTAGATTGAGCTCTAGTCACATTTTCCTTtagttattttccttattttcttctctgacacagaTGTCTTCATCCAAATTCTGGGGCTGGCCCCTGCAAAAGTTGTAATAAGTGTTCTGACGACAAAGAATATTTTTACCTATTAATCATATAATATATAACTTATTTCTTCAGGACGACCTGGGCAAACTGAGAACTGGCTGTTGGATATATTAAATCCAGttcaaaagtttttttgtttttttttttttgtcccaagaTTAATCCCAACAGGGAGACTTTTATTTTCCTTGCAGCATTCCACCATCCATCCTCAATTTCGTTCCCTCTGTGAATCCACTTTTAAGGGGTGATTCCTATTAAACTCACTTAGGAGAAAATAagattctgacataagtcaagCTGAATTTAGAGGCAAGACTCTAGGTCAGTGGTCTGTCTCTTATTACAAAATACCTTTCGAGGCTTCAAATCTGAGTGATgcttaagactgtgtgtcaactttgctgagacatgattctcagtggcttggcaattATGGTgtattttggcagtcatataatgatataatcacctccatgatgagatctgatatgtgatcacttccatgataggatctgctgtaggtagccaatcagttaaaagggattttccttaggggtgtgacctgcatccaataaatgtggattttctggcaaagttcactggcttttgctctgccttgaatcctgcatttggctcatcAACATCTGTCTTCCAGTTCTTGGTATTTGGACAAGCACCCTCCCGTCTTACTGACTGATCTTGGATTTCTCAGTCTTCTGTgctgtgagccagcaacctgccctctgatctgtggatcttgggttcatcagcccctgatgACTGACCCGGGGACTTGCCAGCTCTACAACCAGATGAGTAATTTCCTTAAAATgaccctctctttttctctctacaatgtgtatatatacacatatatgtatatatacatatatatgtatatatacatatatacatgtatatatacatatatatgtatatatgtgtgtgtgtatatatatgcttcactggttctatttctctagagaacctagaaTAAGGTAGTTTAAGAATATTGGCCTCAAGCCAAATTTTCCCTTATGAAAATAGAATGTTACTTCCTATTATTAAGCAGTGATTTCTAAGGGTTTATAATTACCTACAATCTTGAGGTTAgtactatacatatatatatatatatttttttttttaactactaacctaaaggttataTAACCTAAAGGTTATATAAGAATTTGggatctacatcccactgttctcctgctccctcaggggttctctgttttgctccctgtcagggcagtcatcggttgtggccgggcaccatctagttcttctggtctcaggatgatatagtctctagttcacgtagccctttctgtctctttggcccataattaccttgtgaccttggtgttctgtgGGTTGaggctcattgatgcatcttagatggctgcttgctaatgtttaaaaacc comes from Elephas maximus indicus isolate mEleMax1 chromosome 7, mEleMax1 primary haplotype, whole genome shotgun sequence and encodes:
- the LOC126079863 gene encoding olfactory receptor 10AG1-like, giving the protein MNQEKPPEGNLTQLMDFVLLGFADMPHLQWFLFGLFLIIYIIILMSNGTIFLITKMDPALQSPMYFFLANFSILEICYVSATLPRMLMNLGTQRRRISLVACATQMCFILMFGGTECLLLAVMAYDRYVAICNPLNYPLVMNHKVCIQLVTGSWITGIPVMIGKTYQIFSLPFCGPNQINHFFCDIPPILKLACGDTFANEMLVYIVAMLFVIVPFLLILGSYSKIISIILKLPSATGQAKAFSTCSSHLMVVVLFFGSGIITYLRPNTRHSEGTDKVLSLFYTILTPIFNPMIYSLRNKDVIIALRKLLCK